A DNA window from Lepidochelys kempii isolate rLepKem1 chromosome 9, rLepKem1.hap2, whole genome shotgun sequence contains the following coding sequences:
- the TIMM8A gene encoding mitochondrial import inner membrane translocase subunit Tim8 A — protein MEASSPAGLGATDPQLQHFIEVETQKQRFQQLVHQMTELCWEKCMDKPGPKLDSRAETCFVNCVERFIDTSQFILNRLEQTQKSKSAFSESLSD, from the exons ATGGAGGCCTCGTCCCCCGCGGGCCTGGGCGCCACCGACCCGCAGCTGCAGCATTTCATCGAGGTGGAGACGCAGAAGCAGCGCTTCCAGCAGCTGGTGCATCAGATGACCGAGCTGTGCTGG GAGAAATGCATGGACAAGCCTGGGCCCAAGCTGGACAGTCGGGCAGAGACCTGTTTTGTGAACTGTGTTGAGCGCTTCATAGATACCAGTCAGTTTATTCTGAACCGGTTGGAGCAGACACAGAAATCCAAGTCAGCCTTCTCAGAGAGCCTGTCTGACTGA
- the LOC140917609 gene encoding magnesium transporter NIPA2-like isoform X3, which yields MLRCSPVTDWVSFAVGVGEAANFAAYAFAPATLVTPLGALSVLVSAVLSSYFLNEHLNVHGKIGCILSVLGSTVMVIHAPQGEEVSSLESMAEKLKDPGFIAFAVCVLVSSILLIFVAGPRYGRSNVLVYVLVCSAIGSLSVSCVKGLGITLKELFAGKQVLKEPLGWILLICLVLCISVQINYLNKALDIFNTSVVTPIYYVLFTTAVMTCSAILFKEWQHMVLHNIIGTISGFLTIVSGIFLLHAFRDIPFTPDLLPLFLKQGRADLHSFWRGADKHQSCLHQPLLGPEDIHKGSQSVEDEAESV from the exons ATGTTACGCTGCTCTCCTGTGACTGACTGGGTCTCTTTTGCAGTGGGAGTTGGAGAAGCAGCAAATTTTGCTGCATATGCCTTTGCCCCAGCAACACTAGTAACTCCATTGGGTGCATTAAGTGTTCTAGTCAG TGCAGTTTTGTCGTCCTACTTTCTGAATGAGCACCTGAATGTCCATGGAAAGATTGGATGCATCTTGAGTGTTCTGGGCTCCACAGTGATGGTAATCCATGCCCCACAGGGGGAGGAGGTATCCAGCctggagtcaatggcagagaAGCTTAAAGATCCAG GGTTTATAGCCTTTGCGGTGTGTGTGCTGGTGAGCTCCATTCTCCTTATCTTCGTGGCTGGGCCCCGTTATGGGCGGAGCAACGTTCTGGTGTATGTTTTGGTCTGCTCTGCCATTGGCTCGCTCTCAGTGTCCTGTGTCAAGGGCTTGGGCATCACACTGAAGGAGCTGTTTGCTGGGAAGCAGGTCCTGAAAGAACCGCTGGGCTGGATACTCCTGATTTGCCTGGTGCTCTGCATCAGTGTCCAGATTAACTACCTGAACAAGGCCTTGGACATCTTCAATACATCTGTGGTCACACCTATCTACTACGTCCTGTTTACCACAGCAGTCATGACTTGTTCCGCCATCCTATTCAAGGAGTGGCAACACATGGTCCTACACAACATAATTGGCACTATAAGTGGCTTTCTAACCATAGTCTCTGGCATTTTCCTTCTGCATGCATTCAGAGACATCCCCTTCACCCCAGACCTGCTGCCCCTCTTCCTGAAGCAAGGAAGGGCAGACCTGCATTCTTTTTGGAGGGGAGCAGACAAACACCAGTCATGTCTACATCAGCCTCTTCTGGGCCCAGAGGACATCCACAAGGGTTCTCAGAGTGTGGAGGATGAAGCTGAAAGTGTATGA